A genomic region of Cannabis sativa cultivar Pink pepper isolate KNU-18-1 chromosome 1, ASM2916894v1, whole genome shotgun sequence contains the following coding sequences:
- the LOC115706340 gene encoding proteasome subunit beta type-1: protein MNKQHANWSPYDNNGGSCVAIAGADYCVIAADTRMSTGYNVLTRDYSKICKLADKSIMASSGFQADVRALQKQLDAKHLIYQHQHNKQMSCPAMAQLLSNTLYYKRFFPYYSFNVLGGLDSEGKGCVFTYDAVGSYEKVGYSSQGSGSTLIMPVLDKRLKSPSPLLLPAQDSVTPLSEAEAIDLVKTVFVAATERDIYTGDSVEIVILNADGIRREHMELRKD from the exons ATGAACAAGCAGCACGCTAACTGGTCCCCTTACGACAACAATGGCGG ATCCTGTGTGGCAATCGCCGGAGCGGATTACTGTGTGATCGCAGCAGATACTCGGATGTCGACCGGCTACAATGTTCTCACCCGAGATTACTCGAAAATCTGCAAACT AGCTGATAAATCCATAATGGCTTCATCTGGTTTTCAAGCTGATGTGAGAGCCTTACAGAAGCAATTGGATGCTAAACATTTG ATTTATCAACATCAACATAACAAACAAATGAGCTGCCCTGCTATGGCCCAATTGCTGTCAAATACTCTTTACTACAAACGTTTCTTTCCTTACTACTCATTCAACGTTTTAGGTGGTCTCGATAGTGAAG GCAAGGGTTGCGTCTTCACATACGATGCTGTTGGTTCATATGAGAAGGTTGGATATAGCTCTCAAGGTTCTGGATCAACACTTATCATGCCTGTTTTGGATAAGCGTCTAAAGTCTCCAAGCCCTCTTCTATTGCCTGCTCAG GATTCTGTCACTCCACTTTCTGAAGCAGAAGCAATTGATTTGGTGAAAACAGTCTTTGTTGCTGCAACTGAGAGAGATATATACACT GGAGACAGTGTTGAAATTGTCATCCTAAATGCTGATGGTATACGCCGTGAACATATGGAACTCAGGAAAGACTAG
- the LOC115706342 gene encoding uncharacterized protein LOC115706342 encodes MEQVLRMASMATPSPTISCYIKAKKVSKLPLIVKCQQPLEEPNNVKVPDPITRREIILRSSEFAMVGAIFNFSGKKPDYLGVQKNQPALALCPATKNCVSTSESVADLTHYAPPWNYNGGRKMPVSRDVAMKELLEVINSTKPDKFTPMVLEKKDDYVRVEYQSPILGFVDDVEFWFPPVKDSIVEYRSASRIGSFDFDYNRKRIKALRQELEKKGWTSQDSF; translated from the exons ATGGAGCAGGTTCTAAGAATGGCTTCCATGGCTACCCCAAGCCCAACCATCTCCTGTTACATCAAAGCCAAAAAGGTTTCCAAGCTTCCTCTTATTGTAAAATGTCAACAACCACTTGAAGAGCCAAACAACGTCAAAGTTCCTGACCCGATTACTCGGAG AGAAATTATTCTGAGGAGCAGCGAATTTGCCATGGTCGGTGCCATCTTTAATTTCAG TGGGAAAAAGCCTGATTATCTTGGGGTACAGAAAAACCAACCGGCTTTGGCTCTTTGTCCGGCTACTAAAAATTGCGTTTCAACCTCAGAAAGCGTTGCTGATCTAACTCATTATGCTCCACCATG GAACTACAACGGTGGTAGGAAAATGCCTGTAAGCAGAGATGTGGCAATGAAGGAACTTCTTGAAGTG ATCAATTCGACAAAACCAGATAAATTCACACCGATGGTATTGGAAAAGAAGGATGATTATGTGAGAGTGGAATACCAAAGCCCCATTCTTGGT TTTGTGGATGACGTTGAGTTCTGGTTCCCACCTGTGAAGGATTCCATTGTGGAGTACCGATCAGCTTCGCGGATTGGCAGCTTTGATTTTGATTACAACAGAAAGAGAATCAAG GCATTGCGGCAAGAGTTAGAAAAGAAAGGATGGACTTCTCAAGATAGTTTCTGA